A region from the Danaus plexippus chromosome 26, MEX_DaPlex, whole genome shotgun sequence genome encodes:
- the LOC116774394 gene encoding protein FAM114A2: MPSSDSDDFESADEGHSSPTKRERKKRLSSSNYSDNLESEDELKKVQPKVSSKLEVSEDKESVVNNEGWDDFDIDEDTIQTSSNNETEVKNISSKTETITVSETKDSGWDDFDDWGDDSEVKDQEVKPQTIRDNIAANQDVAQTTSQKDEPKASWGWGWGVDSLLNSATAGISTLTTQVSQGITTVLETGIGAPDPEVLARMSSKNDTGNVTEDRKTENIADTFQLGSLLSEVTKFVETTGTKVISGGLDTLETIGKKTMEVLQDGDPGLAKKKALLGLEEKPVLSQILREAKERADKEDSVKEAKREAKEIHYETLFDDCEGLVHLEALEMLSKQVSMRIEEKLRNSEPSKRQDIKETLQQVSELCEMPEEGEENDITEGISRPDGLHEKLLKATRDIGVKLQFQPLIKQYSDVLNELAPDATPRGSYKLGVKSLAHSTALSVEIYHKMAEMLLVKGRRSTADEADAVTQMTVVLTKHIGDLATHFTEKISKIPCEGKEDVNSYITNIFLEAGNSSKYIENAFQLTVPIIQIGAV; this comes from the exons atgccATCAAGTGATAGTGACGATTTTGAAAGTGCTGATGAAGGGCATAGCAGTCCTACCAAACGAGAAAGGAAAAAGAGATTGTCATCCTCAAACTATAGTGACAATTTAGAATCAGAAGATGAATTAAAGAAAGTCCAACCCAAAGTTTCAAGTAAACTTGAGGTCTCCGAGGATAAA GAATCTGTTGTAAATAATGAGGGATGGGATGACTTTGATATTGATGAAGACACTATTCAAACGAGTAGTAACAACGAAACAGAAGTCAAAAACATCTCATCAAAAACAGAGACCATAACTGTTTCAGAAACTAAAGATTCAGGCTGGGACGATTTTGATGATTGGGGAGATGATAGTGAAGTTAAG GATCAAGAAGTGAAACCTCAAACTATTAGAGACAATATAGCCGCTAACCAGGATGTAGCACAAACAACATCTCAAAAGGATGAACCGAAAGCATCATGGGGATGGGGCTGGGGTGTTGACTCACTCTTAAACTCTGCAACCGCTGGAATCAGCACATTGACAACTCAAGTATCCCAG GGTATAACAACAGTTCTGGAGACTGGAATCGGCGCACCAGATCCCGAGGTGCTAGCCAGAATGTCATCTAAAAATGATACAGGAAATGTTACAGAAGACAGAAAAACAGAAAACATTGCTGATACATTCCAACTTGGCAGCTTATTGTCCGAAGTCACAAAGTTTGTTGAGACAACTG gtACTAAAGTGATATCTGGTGGTTTGGATACACTTGAAACTATCGGGAAGAAGACGATGGAGGTGCTGCAAGATGGTGATCCAGGTCTAGCGAAGAAGAAGGCGCTGTTAGGGCTGGAGGAGAAACCTGTGCTGTCACAGATACTGAGAGAAGCTAAGGAACGAGCTGACAAAGAAGATTCAGTTAAGGAAGCCAAGAGAGAGGCTAAGGAGATCCACTATGAAACACTGTTTGATGATTGTGAAG gcCTGGTCCATCTAGAGGCTCTCGAGATGCTATCGAAACAAGTTAGTATGAGAATTGAGGAGAAGTTGAGAAACTCAGAGCCCTCAAAACGACAGGATATCAAAGAGACGTTGCAGCAAGTATCtg AGTTATGTGAAATGCCCGAAGAAGGTGAAGAAAATGATATAACAGAGGGAATAAGCAGACCCGATGGGCTCCATGAGAAACTATTAAAAGCGACCAGAGACATTGGCGTCAAACTACAGTTCCAACCTCTCATTaa ACAGTACTCCGATGTATTGAACGAGTTAGCACCTGATGCAACTCCGCGCGGCTCATACAAGCTCGGTGTTAAATCTCTGGCTCACAGTACGGCTCTGTCCGTTGAAATATATCATAAGATGGCTGAAATGTTACTCGTCAAGGGCAGGCGGTCAACTGCTGATGAAGCTGATGCGGTCACACA AATGACAGTGGTCTTGACAAAACATATAGGCGATCTGGCGACTCACTTCACTGAGAAAATAAGCAAAATACCCTGCGAGGGCAAGGAGGACGTCAACAGTTacataactaatatattcttagag GCGGGGAATAGCTCGAAGTATATAGAAAACGCATTCCAGTTAACTGTTCCCATTATACAGATAGGGGCGGTCTGA
- the LOC116774475 gene encoding uncharacterized protein LOC116774475 — MAAGGRTPKQRRLEMSSILRNANATRRRRGSCKCLFGAPDRDETRRLMAEQYARDRKRFIKRFNFDVETECSYKAGKLDSPVKFCEDKENESPRTGAEALACVENTDLRLGSPSRRSGSSPRTPTRTPRTPRTPRASRTPRTPRTPASRRQLQMTDYWTLRKHGDSASSDKEN; from the exons ATGGCAGCGGGCGGACGCACACCGAAACAGCGGAGATTGGAAATGTCCTCGATATTGAGGAATGCGAATGCAACTAGAAGAAGGCGCGGGAGCTGCAAGTGTCTGTTCGGAGCCCCGGACAGGGATGAAACGAGGCGTCTCATGGCTGAGCAGTATGCAAGAGATAGGAAGCGATTCATCAAGCGGTTTAACTTCGATGTCGAGACAGAGTGCTCTTATAAGGCCGGGAAATTGGATTCGCCTGTGAAATTCTGTGAAGATAAGGAGAATGAAAGTCCAAGGACAGGTGCTGAGGCTTTAGCGTGTGTTGAGAACACTGATCTGCGACTGGGTTCGCCGTCGCGAAGGAGTGGCAGCTCGCCTAGGACTCCGACCAGGACTCCTAGGACCCCTAGGACTCCAAGGGCGTCAAGAACTCCACGAACGCCGCGAACACCAGCCTCCAGACGACAGCTGCAAATGACAG attaCTGGACGCTGAGAAAACACGGTGATTCAGCTTCAAGCGACAAAGAGAATTAG
- the LOC116774426 gene encoding uncharacterized protein LOC116774426, with the protein MRHVTNSRVRRRLFAEDVTEEARRDNTANVLLELIKMDQEKNTKKYNFDFKKEVPLEGAYEWSKVNGYFDWTGEKINTDIANVITDEKTSIDIREFNEATPRMKAEEQQPALRKRRRDSEYNLDNAVRRKIDF; encoded by the coding sequence ATGCGCCACGTGACAAATTCCCGCGTCAGGAGACGGCTGTTCGCAGAAGACGTCACAGAAGAAGCGAGAAGGGACAACACAGCCAACGTTCTTCTAGAACTAATTAAGATGGATCAAGAAAAAaacacaaagaaatataacttCGACTTCAAGAAGGAAGTGCCGTTAGAGGGGGCGTACGAATGGAGTAAAGTTAACGGCTACTTCGATTGGACTGGCGAGAAGATTAATACGGACATTGCGAACGTAATTACAGATGAAAAAACTAGTATAGATATAAGAGAATTCAACGAAGCCACTCCTAGAATGAAAGCAGAAGAACAACAGCCAGCTTTAAGGAAAAGAAGGAGAGATTCAGAATATAACCTCGACAACGCCGTGAGACGTAagattgatttttaa